GGTCTTTAATACGCAGTCCTACTTGCTCTCCAAAAGATTTGAACTGATCCATACCTTTATGCCGACCTTGGATACTTCTCATAATTGACAGAGCTTCTTCTGTAGCTGtagtcttttttttcttttgtgggcCTCCGCCTGGCCGATCAGACTGTTCCTTTGGCAAACTTACACGTTTTCGAGGCGTTTCTCCACTTGGTCCAGCAACTTGGTCCTGGTTGACAGTTTGCGATTGGTTTGCAGTATCTCCATCTTTATTTGTATGCTCGtcctaaaaaaaaggaaaagattaaTGATTGGATAATGAATATTGCTATATTGTTGTCATTTTGTTTCAGATGCCAAAAACAGAAGCAGAGTGGAAAGTTATTTCAAAAGAGTTCAATGATAAGTGGAATTTCCCAAACTGTGTGGGGGCCTTTGATGGGAAGCATATTGAGTTGCAAGCACCTATCCATAGTGGCACAGAATATTTCAACTACAAGGGGTTTTTCAGTATAGTTCTATTTGCGGTGGTAGATGCGCACTACAACTTTATCTACGCAAGTGTTGGTTGTCAAGGAAGAATATCAGACGGAGGTGTGTTTAGTCACACAACATTCAGAGATTGTCTGAGGAACAACACAATGCATCTTCCtcctcctactcctcttcctggAAGAACAGATTAAAACACCGTATGTTTTTGTGGCCGATGATGCTTTTCCTTTATCGAAGCACATCATGAAACCATATCCAGGTATTCAAAAAAAGGACTCTAAAGAAAGAGTGTTCAACTATCGGTTAAGTAGAGCACGTAGAGTTTCTGAGAATGCATTCGGCATAATATCCTCTGTGTACCGCATACTACAAAGACCTATGCTATTAAAACCAGAATGGGCTACGCTGGTGGTGTTGGCAGTACTTTATCTGCACAACTACTTGAGGAAAAGTAATTCCAAATCAGTGTACAACCCCGTGGGAACATTCGACTCTGAGTGCTCAACTACAGGTGAGATCAATCCAGGACATTGGAGACAATCCCCTTCAAATCAAGCTTTGGTCAACATTCCTCGAACTTCAAGAAGAAGCACTGATGAGGCACAAGCCACTAGAAAAGAATTTGCAGACTTCTTCGCTTCCCCGGCTGGAAAATTATCCTTTCAACAAGACAAATAATTAGCCCTAACTATGTAATATGTGTTTGATATgaacgtaaaatataattactaatacttactgtgtcaatatatatttacctgCGTGATTGTGTCCGTCGTTTCGTTAGGTGTATTTCGATCCTGGAGAAATAGCATGTTGTTATAGCAAAACCATTTACTCTTGTACACATCAGAATTTCCCGCACCAGACTTACTTGAGTCTCTCTCCTTTtttatttcacgtaaaaaatggcacactaggtttttaattttcttttccactACTGCTTTGTCAACACCAAAAACATCTGCTATTTCTTGAAGAGCATCTTGTTTCTTGTTTCTGTCTTTGTACCCTTTCAAGCGACAGTCCCACAGAACAGGTTTATCACGGTAGAGCTCAATAAGTTGACACACTTTATCGTTCGTCCACTCCATGACTGTACTCGGCACTGTCTCAGCCACAACTGAACCACGTGCATGCCGCGTGAAGCCAACGGTTGGCTCGTCCCCACTACCGGCTCTCACCGGCTTCCTTTGATGGAGACCGACACTAGAGCGATTTTCGTTGGCAAACCATTGGCTCAGCGGCATATGCCAACGGCCACGTCTACATTGCATTGGCTTTGCCAACGCGGCATTGCCAAAAGCCAACCGCGGCATAGTGTGGACACGGCTTTAGACACAACAGTGCAGTTTGGTCTGAAAGCAAATATACTACTTCGTACTGGTCGATCTTGTAAAGTATTGAACAGTAGTGGAAGTTGGGGTTTATTTTTACGAATTATTCTAACTAATGTCAACCGATGGATATCTCTAAGACGGTCAGCCATTGGTACAGACATAAACCAATTATCCATGGTTATGTTTCTACCAGTTCCAGCAACTGACTGAATCAACCTCTAGACTACATCCATTACTCTATTGCTTTGTCTATATGGACAAGGCGGCTGTACTGCTGGGTAAATCTCTAATTTGACTGTATAAAATGTTCTGGCACAGCATAatgcaaatgtttttttttttttgcatatacTGCTTGAAGTAACATCCACCTCTAAATGAATCCAACATTTCATCAAGAGTTAAATACTCACTTGGTGAGTAAGCATTTTGACATATTTCGACGAATGGATCGAACAGTGGCCTTATTTTAGCTAGGTTATCGACCGCCAATCTTTCTTCTCGATCGTCGGTATTGTCAAAACGCAATGCTCTGAGTAAAAATGCAAAACGCCTTTGGTTCATTACGCTACGAAATATGTCAATGCCAGTGCCATTAGTACTCCATAAATCACttatattttgatgtaataaCTTCATAACACCAGCATAAATGAGCAAACCTAACAAAGATTTAAGTTCGGTAAGAGTTGTAGGTAAGTCGTCATGTTCACGCTCATAGTTTTCTTGGGCTACCTGAAtccatttattagtatttaatactatttgttCAAGTTCTTGATCTGGTAAGAATAAAGCAAAGGCATCTGAAGGTGACCTAATGTTGCGAGCGTCTCCTTTGGGTCCTGGAAGCCTTATAACTACATTATGTAGTCGAGCTCGACCTTGAGGTGCTCTTCTTATTTCAGATAAATCTTTATCCCATATAGTAATTGAATCCTTACCTAGATATTTCTTTCCGTCAGCTGTGTATTCTGGAGCTGCTATTCTTCGGCCTCAATAAGCTGGCACTCCTCCTTGCTGTAGGCCCCCTCTCAACCTTTGATTAGCTGTCGCTCCTCGTAGTTGACCTATTGCTGATCTTCTTCCCCTCCCTGCTGCTCCTTCCGCAGAGACCCGCTGCTCCTACCGGAGATGGACCGGGTGCTCGTTCCACAGATGGACCTGCTGCTACTTCCACAGAGAGACCCGCTGCTCCTACCGGAGATGGACCGGGTGCTCGTTCCCCAGATGGACCCTCTGCTCCTTCCACAGATGGACCCGCTGGTCTTCTAAATACACCTAATCCTCTTCCAGGTATACCTAAGACTGCTCCTCGAAGTAGTCCTATTGCTTTTCCACGTGGTGGAGGTGGGGATGATAGCAGTATCTGGCGTGTTGTCTCAGAAAAAGAGCTGATTGATTCCTCCGAATCGGTATCATGTTCACTGTCATGTACAACGTCAACTTCCTCGTCATCATTTCTTATAATAACTTACGAGACACCAGAGACcagataaaaacaaaatacaacaaaatgtcAGCATAGACTCAAA
This is a stretch of genomic DNA from Homalodisca vitripennis isolate AUS2020 unplaced genomic scaffold, UT_GWSS_2.1 ScUCBcl_2983;HRSCAF=8200, whole genome shotgun sequence. It encodes these proteins:
- the LOC124372360 gene encoding uncharacterized protein LOC124372360, translating into MPRLAFGNAALAKPMQCRRGRWHMPLSQWFANENRSSVGLHQRKPVRAGSGDEPTVGFTRHARGSVVAETVPSTVMEWTNDKVCQLIELYRDKPVLWDCRLKGYKDRNKKQDALQEIADVFGVDKAVVEKKIKNLVCHFLREIKKERDSSKSGAGNSDVYKSKWFCYNNMLFLQDRNTPNETTDTITQDEHTNKDGDTANQSQTVNQDQVAGPSGETPRKRVSLPKEQSDRPGGGPQKKKKTTATEEALSIMRSIQGRHKGMDQFKSFGEQVGLRIKDLPSSNAQKIAKHLISNILFEAEMGKYDYGNPIGGSYSQPFYPTPNYVQQPISVPMPPACPNPNPCSEQLSFHGITQANSPDSVISSSLSTHTDNDSIDNILMHL